A stretch of Pseudomonadota bacterium DNA encodes these proteins:
- the mrdA gene encoding penicillin-binding protein 2, which produces MVNSYERSTPNNTFRIWVAFGFVLLCISILILRLWYLQIVRGEFFRDRSENNRLRMIYIPPTRGIIYDRNGEVLVRNRPSFNVDLVIEDSPNPQQTVADLALIVGEDPGPLQERVLKDGKRRRFEPKLLMRDVSRDLVAKISAQRYRLPGIAINVVSTREYLYGEMSAHVLGYIREVSSEQLKSPAYSNYLMGDLVGQYGVEANLERYLRGERGSQAVIVNALGNRIGEAYLNAEKPGSNVMLTIDRKIQAVADQALTGLKGGVVVMDVRSGDILALASAPRYHPAIFTTEISKEAWSDLIDPKANRLSNRILQGAFPPGSVFKIFVAAAALSEGVITPSEKIRCPGYLKFGKRAFRCHKHSGHGSVNLFEAIVQSCDVYFYTVGQRLGVDRIYRYAHDMFGFGEPTGITQGEESSGIVPSTAWKASYFKNPADKRWFPGETLPVAIGQGAVSTTPIQIARALAAVVNGGKIIRPRLVKKIVAGDGRMLEEASAEPEVVRTVDLEPSILEQLKAAMVGVVEDRRGTGHKAALPKEFHIMIGGKTGTAQVASRESGIKDEDHAWFAAYAPADKPQIVVAVILENGGHGGAAAAPVARKIFAAYFGVPEEIPAVPKIRKQLARPAPSPAAIN; this is translated from the coding sequence ATGGTGAATAGTTACGAGCGTTCAACACCAAATAATACCTTCAGAATCTGGGTAGCGTTTGGTTTTGTGCTGCTATGCATCTCTATCCTTATATTAAGATTGTGGTATCTGCAGATCGTTAGAGGCGAGTTCTTTAGGGATAGATCTGAGAATAATCGCCTGCGTATGATCTACATCCCACCGACACGGGGCATAATCTACGATCGGAATGGTGAGGTGCTAGTGCGTAATCGCCCCTCCTTTAACGTCGATCTGGTGATAGAAGATAGCCCTAACCCGCAGCAGACAGTGGCGGATCTGGCGCTGATTGTGGGAGAGGATCCTGGACCTCTGCAGGAACGTGTCTTAAAGGATGGTAAGCGCAGACGTTTTGAGCCGAAGTTACTAATGCGCGATGTTTCACGCGACCTGGTCGCAAAGATCTCAGCACAGCGCTACCGCTTGCCTGGTATCGCCATCAATGTTGTATCAACCCGTGAGTATTTATATGGGGAGATGTCGGCGCATGTTCTTGGATATATCCGTGAGGTCTCAAGTGAGCAGTTAAAGAGCCCGGCCTACAGTAACTACCTGATGGGAGATCTAGTTGGACAGTACGGAGTAGAAGCGAACCTTGAACGATACCTCCGCGGAGAGCGAGGCTCACAAGCTGTGATCGTCAATGCTCTTGGTAATAGGATTGGCGAGGCATATCTGAACGCGGAGAAGCCTGGTAGCAACGTTATGCTAACGATCGATCGCAAGATTCAAGCAGTGGCGGATCAGGCGCTAACGGGGCTAAAAGGGGGTGTTGTTGTTATGGATGTGCGCAGTGGTGATATCCTAGCACTTGCATCTGCCCCGCGTTATCATCCCGCCATCTTTACAACTGAGATTTCAAAAGAGGCCTGGAGTGATCTGATAGATCCAAAAGCCAACAGACTTTCAAATCGAATATTGCAAGGGGCTTTTCCTCCAGGATCGGTATTCAAGATATTCGTAGCAGCAGCGGCGCTTTCTGAGGGGGTGATAACACCGAGTGAAAAGATAAGATGCCCCGGCTATCTGAAATTTGGCAAGCGAGCTTTTCGCTGCCACAAACATTCTGGGCATGGTTCGGTAAATCTCTTTGAAGCGATCGTTCAATCGTGTGACGTTTACTTCTATACCGTTGGGCAACGTTTAGGTGTTGATCGTATCTATCGTTATGCTCACGATATGTTCGGCTTCGGAGAGCCTACTGGTATCACGCAGGGTGAGGAAAGTTCAGGGATCGTTCCATCAACTGCTTGGAAGGCGAGTTATTTTAAAAATCCCGCTGATAAGAGGTGGTTTCCAGGAGAGACCTTACCAGTTGCTATAGGGCAGGGTGCCGTATCGACAACCCCGATCCAGATAGCACGCGCCTTAGCAGCGGTTGTAAACGGGGGTAAGATTATCCGACCACGCCTTGTAAAGAAGATCGTTGCTGGAGATGGTCGTATGCTCGAGGAGGCCTCGGCTGAACCGGAGGTTGTGAGAACGGTAGATCTGGAGCCCTCCATATTAGAGCAGCTAAAGGCAGCGATGGTAGGTGTGGTCGAGGATCGGCGCGGCACTGGCCATAAGGCCGCATTGCCTAAGGAGTTTCACATCATGATAGGAGGGAAGACCGGCACGGCGCAGGTAGCTTCGCGCGAATCGGGCATTAAAGATGAGGACCATGCGTGGTTTGCTGCATATGCGCCAGCTGATAAGCCCCAGATTGTTGTGGCGGTAATCCTAGAGAATGGTGGGCATGGGGGGGCTGCAGCGGCTCCGGTTGCTAGAAAGATATTTGCCGCGTATTTTGGCGTTCCAGAAGAGATTCCTGCTGTACCGAAGATTAGGAAGCAGCTTGCACGCCCAGCTCCTTCCCCGGCAGCTATAAATTAA